From Pseudoalteromonas piratica:
CGCTCGATATGCCAGAAATAGGAATAATGCTTGAGGTGCCTTCTAGTGTGTATTTACTGCCTGAGTGGGCTAATAGTGTTGATTTTTGTTCGGTAGGTAGCAACGACTTAACACAATACATGCTTGCCGTTGATAGAACAAACTCCCGTGTTGCTAATTTATTTGACAGTTATCATCCCGCAATTTTACGTGTGTTGAATGATATCGCCATTCAGTGTCTTGATTATGAACTGCCTTTTAGTTTGTGTGGCGAATTAGCAGCGGACCCTGAAGGAGCATTATTATTAGTAGCAATGGGCTATCGTAATTTAAGTATGAGCCCAAGTGCAATTAATAAAGTAAAATATGTCTTAAGGCGTTTACATGTAAGTGATATGGAAGCCTTACTAAAAACCTGTTTAGCGGCTAGAAATGCCAAACAAGTACACAGGCTATTACGGGAATTCATTATTCACCACAAGTTAAGCCAAATTTTGTATACTAGCTCAGTCCACTAACACTTAGGTTATTCATGTCTGATATTTCGATTGTTTTTTTTAGCTGTTTAGCACTCGGTTGTCTAGTTGGCTTTTTAGCTGGATTACTCGGCATTGGAGGCGGGTTAATAATTGTACCAGTGCTCAGTTACTTATTATTAGCACTTGATTTAGTGCCAAATGAACAAGCTATGCTAGTGGCAATTGCAACCTCCTTAGCGTCCATTATCTTTACTTCTTCTAGCTCTGCTTTTGCCCATCATCGCAATCAAAATATTCCTTGGCATATTGCGCCTTGGGTTTTAGTAGGCGTTTCTGTTGGCGCACTTTTAAGTGGTGTCATTGCGACCGGTATTAGCAATGATACCTTACAGTTAATTTTTGCGAGCTGTGTCATCTTTATTGCAATTCGCATGATTTTGCCTCACCAACCAAAAGAACAATCAGCATTGCCCCATGGCAGTATTTTGACACTGGGCACCAGTGTAATTGGCGCCATTTCTGGTATGGTTGGGATCGGTGGCGGCGCATTATTGGTGCCGTTTTTAACTTATTTTAAATTAGACATGCGCAAAGCAATTGGCTGCGCCGCGTTGAGTGGTATTTTAATCGCAACGTTTGGGGTGGTAGGTTACATTAGTTTGGGCTTACAATACCACGATATTAATGAAGGGTTTATTGGCTATGTTTATTTGCCTGCATTGATTGGCATAGTGCTAACGTCAGCGCTTTTTGCTCAGTTAGGCGCAAAAGCTGTGCAATATTTACCTGTTAAAATAATAAAACGAATTTTTGCGGCACTATTAGTAATTGTTGCAATTAGAATGTTAAGTAGTTAAAAGGAAAGGTGGAAATAAGTGGATTTTCCAAATATTGATCCAGTATTTATTGAGTTAGGACCAATAAAAGTACACTGGTACGGCATGATGTATTTGATTGCTTTTGTAACTGCATCGTATTTAGCATCGCGTGCTGCCAGTAAACCTAACAGTGGCTGGACAAAAGAGCAAACCAGTGACTTGTTATTTTATGGCATGTTAGGTGTGATTTTAGGCGGACGCTTTGGCTACGTCTTGTTTTACCAATTTAGCTACTTTTTAGAAAATCCATTGTATTTATTTAAAATTTGGGAAGGTGGCATGTCTTTCCATGGCGGTGTAATTGGTGTTGTCTCAGCAATCGCTTGGTTTGCCAAAAAACAAAATAAAACATTATTGGGTGTGGGAGATTTTGTCGCACCGCTGGTGCCTTTAGGATTGTTCTTTGGTCGTATAGGCAACTTTATAAATGGCGAACTCTGGGGTAGGGTGTCTGATGTGCCATGGGCTATGGTATTTCCAACAGGGGGCCCTGTGGCGCGTCACCCATCGCAACTTTATGAAGCAATTTTAGAAGGGCTTGTACTCTTTGCGATAATTCAGTTTGTAAATAGAAAACCGCGCCCAGAAGGGGTTATTGGTGGCTTATTCTTATTTGGTTATGGTTTCTTCAGATTTATCGTTGAATACTTCCGTGAGCCAGATGCGCATATTGGTCTGTATGGCGGTATCATCTCGCAGGGACAAATTCTATCACTTCCAATGATTTTAGCCGGCCTTGGTTTAATGTTATGGGCTTCAAAGCGCCAACAAAAAGAGTGTAATGCATGAAACAGTATTTAGAGTTATGTCAACGCATTGTTGATGAAGGTCACTGGGTTGAAAATAAGCGCACAGGAATTCGCTGCTTAACTGTTGTGAATGCTGATTTAGAATATGATGTGGCAAATAATAAGTTTCCATTAATTACCACCCGTAAAAGTTTTTACAAAGCTGCTATTGCAGAGTTACTGGGTTACTTACGTGGTTATGATAATGCTGCGCAATTTAGAGCGATTGGTTGTAATACCTGGAATGCCAATGCTAATGAAAATACGGCTTGGTTAAATAATCCTCATCGTAAAGGTGAGGATGATATGGGGCGTGTTTATGGGGTACAAGGGCGCTCATGGCAAAAGCCAGATGGTACGACGCTTGATCAACTTAAAAAGATTGTTGAAAACCTCAAACAAGGCATCGATGATCGCGCCGAAATCCTCACTTTTTATAACCCTGGCGAGTTTGAAATGGGGTGTTTACGTCCGTGTATGCATACGCATACCTTTTCACTTTTGGGCGATACGCTTTATTTAACATCTTACCAGCGTAGCTGCGATGTGCCGCTTGGCCTTAACTTTAACCAAATTCAGTGTTTTGTATTGCTTGCATTAATGGCGCAAATTTGCGGCCTAAAACCGGGGAAGGCATATCATAAAATTGTGAACGCACACATTTATGAAAATCAACTCGAATTAATGCGCGATGTACAGTTAAAGCGTGAGCCTTTTGAGTCACCTAAACTTATCATTAACCCTGAGATTAAAACATTGGAAGATATTGAAACTTGGGTAACGACCGATGATTTTAAAGTGGAAGGTTATCAATATCATGAGGCAATAAAGTATCCATTTGCCGTGTAATATAATAAGGAAAATTAAACCATGAAAGCTGTTATTCCTGTAGCTGGCTTAGGAACCCGTATGTTGCCAGCAACAAAAGCAATACCGAAAGAAATGCTGCCGATTGTTGATAGGCCATTGATTCAATATATTGTTGAAGAAGTTGCGGCTGCTGGTATTAAAGAAATTGTATTAGTTACCCATTCAAGTAAAAATTCAATAGAAAACCATTTTGATACCAGTTTTGAACTTGAAGCAACGTTAGAGCGTCGTGTAAAACGTCAACTACTTGAAGAAGTACAAGCAATCTGTCCGAAAGATGTCACCATTATTCATGTTCGTCAGGGTGAAGCTAAAGGGTTGGGTCATGCTGTTGAATGTGCAAGACCTATCGTGGGAGATGCGCCTTTTGCTGTAGTATTACCTGATGTAATTTTGGACAATGCCAGCTGTAATCTAAGCAAAGATAATTTGGCGGATATGCTGTCGCGTTTTAATGAAACCGGAAATAGCCAAATTATGGTTGAAAAAGTGGCAGATGAGGATGTCGATAAGTTCGGTATTGTGAATATCAATGGCAATGATCTTTTACCCGGCGGTAGTACAGCAATCAAAAATATTGTGGAAAAGCCAAACCGTGAAGATGCTCCTTCTAATTTAGCGGTTGTAGGGCGTTATGTACTGGATAAGTCAATTTGGCCTTTATTGAAACAAACACCGCTAGGTGCAGGCAATGAAATTCAGCTGACTGATGCAATCGCTATGTTAATGAAAGAGCAACAAGTTGATGCCTATTATATGAAAGGCAAAAGCCATGATTGCGGCTCGAAATCAGGCTATATGAAAGCTAATATAGAATACGCGCTACGCAGAGATGATTTAAAGGGCGAACTAAAAGCCCATATCAAAACGCTGCTTTAGTTAACGTTATTGAATAAAAAGAAAATGCCACTTCAAAGTGGCATTTTTTTTGCTTGGTTTTTAGCATTAAAGCATATTTGAGGCGGATGAAATGAAACAGCCAGTATTTATCGTTTTATTAACAGTGTTGCTTGCTGGTTGCGCGGGAGAGCCCATGTATACCCAATCATCAGAGGCGAAGGTTTTCAATAAAACGACCGTATCAGAGCGAAATCTTCATAGCTTTGCGAAACAACTCGCTGTCTCGATGTTTGACACAATGCCAAAGCTAAACGCTGATAATCGAATTGCTGTAGGATCTTTTTTACCGGAAGGTGATTTAATCGATCAGCAAAATTATCAATTAGTCACACTCGGTAATCAAGTTCAATCAAGTTTGCAAACACTCTACACTCAAGTCGGTGCGAGTGTTATTGAATTTAAAGCTTCAGAACACATTAATATTGCCGATAACCAAGATATTATGCTTTCTCGAAAGCAGAGTGATTTAGCAAATAAATTAGCCATCAATTATTTTTTAACAGGAACAATCAGTCAAGTTGAGAATGGATTTATTGTGAATGCACGGTTGATCGATTTAGCTGATAAACGTGTTGTTTCAGCTGCAACTGAGATATTTCCAGCGAACCTTAATTGGCAAAAAAATAAAGTATTACTCAGAAATGGAAAGCTTTATAGGAGCACCTATTAATGAAAGTTTCATTTTTAAAAACAGTTAGCCTCGTATCAATGGCTTCTTTAGTTGTTGGTTGTTCAATTTTTGACGCTCCTAAGGAAACCGTTGCAGCGACGGACAAAACGGCAATGCAAATTGATAGCCGATTTCAAGCTTATAGTGCTGAATCCTTCATGGCTAATAAAGGCTCGGTGAAAGAAATAAAAAATATTAATCACTATGTTCGTGGTTTGATGCATCAACTGGCAGATAATATTAAATACGTTAACCAAAAGACACCTATAGCAGTAATGAGCTTCGTTTTATTGGATAGCGACCTGCAAAAAACAACGTTAGTGGGGAATCAAATAGCAGAGAGTTTTGTGCACGAAATTCATAAATTTGGATTGCCAGTCTTAGATTATAAAACCACAGATTTTTTCAGAATAAGCGAAGAGGGTGATTTTATTTTTAGCCGAGATTATATGGAACTTAGAGCAGATCTCCCAATTGATTACGTTTTATCGGGTACCTTAACAAAGCATCAAAAAGGGTATCTGGTTAACGCCAGAATAATTGGTATAAAGTCAAAGGCTGTAGTTGCTTCAGCTCAAGGGCTTGTTCCTGATTACGCAATTAAGTCATTGCAGAATACAAAAAGTAATGATGGTATCCCGCTTCGAAAAGGGTAATGAGGCCGCTATGAAATATTTGTGCATTTTGACTGCAGCTTTTCTTTCCGGCTGCATCAGTAATACTCAACAAACTCCCCCTGTAGAAGCACCTGTGGTGAGCGAAGTCGAAATTTATCACCCTTCTTATCGTATTTATCCAATTAATGATTATTTATTAGATGAATATGTTGAACAGTTGGCTATGAAGCTAATAGAGAATCTAAATGCTGAGCCAGATGCAGTTAGGTTAGCGGTGTCTTCATTTGTTGACTTAGACGGTTCATTGCAAACCGCAAGTCGACTTGGTAATCAGTTAGCAGAATCGATGCTTACGGAAATACAAGCGTTTGGTCTGAATGTTGTTGATCATAAAGTTATGCCCATGATGCGCATTGATAGTGGCGGAGATTACAGTTATTCAAGGGATGTTTTACAATTAAATACCAAAGGGCATATTAATGCTGTTTTAAGTGGGACATTATTGTATAAAGAAAATGGCGTTGTTATAAACTCGAGGATTACTAGTTTAGAAAACCAGAGTATCCTAGCGAGCGCAAAATACGTTATTCCATACAGTGTTGCATTTGATAACTAAATAATAAAAAGAACTTGTTTGAGCTAATTCAGAACTTAAACGTAACTTTCATTCCGGGCGTCCAATTTTTAATCTTTAAAGTTCCCGTAGCTCAGTTGGATAGAGCATTCGCCTCCTAAGCGAAGGGTCGCAGGTTCAACTCCTGCCGGGAACGCCAAGACTCAACTCTAAAAAACCTTAAACGCTATGGTTTACTTTCATCATTTTACTTTTATTGGTAGTTACTACTGGATATTAGTGTGCAAAAAAGTAGGTAATTACTTTAAAGCCGGGTAGGTTGATCAAATGTTCAATTACTATTTAATGGCTCTTAAAGTGAGTGCATTTAAACTCAGTTTGATACCGTTAATATAACTGTTTACGTTGTTGGTAGTTTTGCATCCACTGAGTAAGATGATTCTTCATACACGCGTTAAAAACTAGCGAGTGTAACCAAATCACCCAATTGCACATTTGCTAGTAATTTATCACCAATGACTTTGGCAATCGCAGTATTTTGATTAACTTGTGTAACTCGAAGCTGATAATCAGTATTTATGATCAATTGCTTCTGATTAAACCCTTTGCGCAATGCGACATGTAACTTTTGACCTTTAACCAAGTTGTTTTCAGAGCCAAGACTAATGATGATTGTGTCATGGTCGATGCTTAAAATTCGTGCTTGTGCGGGGGTACACGCTAAATCACTTGCTAAATCTTGTCCTAACTTTAAGTTGATGTCTGTAATAGCTTGGCCATAAGGCATGGTCCAAAATCTTTCGCTATTCACATCGATTCGAGCTGACTTTTTTGTTTGCCACGTTGCAAAAGTGTCATAGTGCTTTTGCGTTATTAACTCGCCAGTCAGTCCGTTATACAAGGCTGTGTTTAAGGTAAAGAAGCGCTCAAATGCTTTATTTTGCCAAAAAGATAACGATGAGTTTTGTTGCTCACCTAATGAAACATCATCAATCTGAGACACCCACACAAATTGACTGTTATTTTGGTCGGCAATTTGTTGAATTAATTTACTGGTATTCGCATCATGGTGTGCGGTGAATAATGACTTTGTATTTAGCTTGCGATTAATATCAGATTTTGTATTAAATAAATGATTGAATTGAGATAAATGGGTTATCAATTTGTCACTGTAAGCTTTTGGAAGTTCAAATATTTGTCCATAAGTTGCTTGTTCTGGAAACTTAAAACCAGCGCGTGTAATAGCAATATTTTTCTTTAATGATGAGTTTTGACAAGTTTCACTGTCATCAAGAATATCAATTCTCACTGAAATAGATAATGTGTCAGAAGATTGCAGTTCATCAATTACTTCAATTTGATTAATCGCGCCATGTGAGTAAATTTGTGTTGTTGGTGCTTGCCAAATACCGTTTACCACTTGTTGTAAACTTGAAACTTGCGCACCAGAGAAGAGTAATGCTTGTTGGATTGCATCTTCAGTGGCCATTAATCTTGCTTGTTCAATGTTGCCGTTTCTTATTTTGGCTTCACCAGTTGATTCGTACCAAACTGCTTGACTTGAAAAGCTTGCAAACATCATCAGTGCGATTAAGCGCATGGTTTTACTCTCTCATTTTAATGATACCTTGTTTATTCAATTTCTATACCAAGCTTAGACTGGCTCAAAAATTGCTTTTAATAACATAGATTATTTTTCTATGGTGAGTGATATGTCACATTCTTTTTTTCAAACAACCGTTATTGCAGGGTGTATATTATTGGGTGGTTGTAGCCAAATGTTTGATAAACATGTTGAGTATGAGTATCAAACGCCAGAAAATTTCCCGGTATTATATGCAGTTGGCTATGCTCCAATTAGTTTGCAGCCCGGCAGTACCGAACAGCAGAAGGCGATTATGGCGATGAAAGCATCTAAGTTAGAGGCATATCGCGAACTGGCTGAACAAGTGTATGGACAAAAAGTTGACGCGCAAACAAGTGTACAAGGCATGGTTGCAAACAACGACTCGTTAAAGGTACGAGTTCAAGGGGTTGTAAGAGGGGCTAAGGTTGTTAAAAGTTATGCGGTTGGTGATACTTATGCTACAGAAGTTGAGCTGGATATGAAGCTGGTGCACGATCTGTATGTAGGTCAAACTAGACCGAGAAGCGTAAAAAAAGTGACTTACTTTTAGCATGAGTCACTTTTTCAAAACTATTACGCCTTCAACCCTCTGGCGATCGGGTTAGGTAGAGAGATTGATTTACCCGTTTTATCGTATCCAGATTGATTCTTGCCAAATAAAATGTCTTTTAATTTTTGTGACGCTAGTTGACTTTGGTTTGCTGCCACCTGGTTTACATCGTTTTGCTTTTTACAATCAGCAAGTAGCTGATTAATTTGACTGATTTCATCTTTAAAAGATGAGATATCAGTGTCTCCTTGGTCAAAAAGCTTAGCGATATGTTGATCGCGCTGTTGAATTGAACGAAGTGATTCAACTTTGCTTTCTACAACAGATATTAGATTTTCATGATCGCGTGAGACAATAGCATCTAGCTCTTTTTCTAAAAGCTGAGACATGTTATTTAGCTCATCGAGTTGTTGCGATAATATCTGTTCTAAGCTCATTGTTTATCGACCAAAAAGTTTAAATTCTAATTTGTTGATGTTTTCAGCAAGCTTTTCAGCATCAATTTTGTATTCACCATTTGCAATGGCTTTTTTAAGCTCATTCACTTTCTTGTGGTCAATACCAGAAGATTGCTCAGCTTTTTCATTTAGCTTTTTAAGCTGTTGAGCCTGAGGTGTAATGCTTACAGAATCACTTGTTGCTTTAGCTGTCGCAGTATTTACTTGCACTTGTTTTGCTGAGTCAGTTGCTTGCTGTTTGGTATTCTCAAGCCTGACATTAGCCTGGCTGTTTGAACCCTGATTTATTTGATTAACCATGACAATTCTCTCTACTAAGATTTCTCATCCTAGTTATCGGCATTTAAGGTACAACCTTTAGTAAAAAAGTAGATAATTTTTAAAAATTTCTAACTTGTTATTTAACCTGAATTTCATCTTTTAGTACAGCGTTAAATGTTTACTTCAACTTGAAGTGCATTGGTTACTTGGGCCTGAATCTTTTTTCCAGATTTAACATTTCGGATGGCAATATTGTCACCAACTCTGCCATCTTCGAGTGCCTCTCCTTGTGTTTTTATTGTCATGCCCTTAAAACTTGCAAGAATCGTCACTTTATCACCTTTGCACACGTTACAAATGTAATTGTAGTTGATAGATTGACCCGCGCGAACATTACGCTTTGAGCGGCCACCAATCAAAAACTCTTTGGATTTAAATTGATTTGAGCGAGTAAGGTGTTTGGCAACCTTTTTAGTTGTTAAATGTTTGGCTGTAATTTTTTGACCTTTGCTAATTCCTTTAGCTGCAGTAATTACTTCAATTAACTCTTGTTGGCGTGTATGCACGAAAACTTGCCAACTATTTTGATCTAAACACTTAATTTTTATAGTAGATTGCCGATTATTATTAAGTGGATTTGCAGCGCTAAGTTGTAATGGCGTTTTGCAAGAACGTGATTTAATGCGTGAATCTAGCGGTAAGGCTGTGATTGAAAGCTCTGAATTAGTTTGTTGAGCATTCATTTTGTCTCTTTGTTGAGAGACAAAGTCAATCGCAAGTTGCTGCAACTCTAATTTATTATACTCTTTAGCTTTGAGTGAAGTCATAGCAAGAGATGTAATTTGTATTAAAATGAATAAATACAGGTTTTTTTTAAACAAACTCATAATGTTTCGACTATGCTTTATGGGTAAAACAAGGTATAACTAAGTAGTGTCAAAATTATGGCACAGAGGTCGTTATACGGTAGTACAATAACAAAGAAGCAAGAAGCATACCTTTTCATTGCTTCAAGTTAGGAGATTGAAATGGCAGGCATTTTAGATTCGGTTAACCAACGAACGCAGCTCGTAGGCCAAAACAGATTAGAGCTATTACTGTTTAAATTAAAAGGCAGACAGCGCTTTGGTATAAACGTGTTTAAAGTACGAGAGGTTTTACAGTGTCCTAACTTAACTGCAATGCCTAAATCTAATCATTTTGTTAAAGGCGTTGCACATATTCGTGGGCAAACTATTTCAGTTATCGACTTATCTTTGGCTATCGGTGGTCCAGGCATTCAAAACACCAAAGATTGCTTTATCATTATCACTGAATATAACCGTTCAGTGCAGGGTTTCTTAGTTGACTCGGTTGAGCGTATTGTCAATATCAACTGGGAATCGATTATGCCACCGCCTTCTGGTTCTGGCCGCTATTCTTATTTAACCGCAGTGACCGAAATCGAAAAAGAATTGGTTGAAATTCTCGACGTTGAAAAAATCCTTAATGAAATTTGTCCTGTAAATACAGAAGTAAGTGCTGACCTTCTTTCTGACGGCGAAATGCAAAAAGATCTCGGTGAGCGAATTGTCTTTATTGCTGATGATTCGACCGTTGCGCGTAATCAAGTGAAAAGGGCATTGGAACCATTAGGTGTGCAAACGGAAGTTGCAAAAAATGGCCGTGAAGCACTTATCAGACTGAAAGAAATTGCCGATCAAGATTGTCAAAACGTTATTACTGAACGAGTTGCATTATTAATTTCTGACGTAGAAATGCCTGAGATGGATGGCTACACCTTGACTGCTGAATTAAAAGCAGATCCGCGAATGGCACCTTTGCACATTATTTTACACACATCTCTCAGTGGTGTATTTAACCAAGCCATGGTTGAGAAGGTAGGTGCCGATGATTTTATCGCTAAGTTTAACCCAGATGAGTTAGCAACTGCGGTTAAGAAATGGGTTCATGAAGCGTAGAGCAGCGAGTAATAAATTTGAACAAAAATCTAGATGATAAAGAATACCAGCAGTTTAGAAGCTTTTTAGAGCAACAATGCGGTATTGTTTTAGGCGATAACAAACAGTACTTGGTTAAAAGTCGTTTGGCACCTTTAATGGCGCGTTTTGAAGTTGCATCTTTATCTGAATTAGTCACAAAGACATTAAGTCCTCGTGAACGTCAACTTCGAGCTGCTGTTGTTGATGCAATGACAACAAATGAAACTTTGTGGTTTAGGGATACTTATCCGTTTGAGCTATTAAAGAATAAGCTTTTTCCAGAACTTTCCGAGTTACGTCGCCCTATCAAAATTTGGTCAGCTGCTAGCTCATCTGGTCAAGAACCATATTCTATTGCAATGAGTGCAGCAGAGTATAAACAATCAAAGCCAGGTGGACTTGCGGGTGTTAATATTGTTGGTACGGATATTTCAAATACTATGTTAGATATCTGTAAAAATGCAGAATATGATTCTTTGGCGTTAGCTAGGGGCTTGTCACCAGAACGTCGCCGCAAGTTTTTTACAGATTCTGGTCACGGTATGGCAAGGGTAAATGACGATATTAAACGTATGGTGAGTTTCCGTCATCTCAACTTGCTCGATTCATATGCACTCATGGGCAAATTTGAAATCATTTTCTGCCGTAATGTCCTTATTTACTTTTCGCCTGAAGTTAAAGCGAAAATTATTAAACAATTCCACCAAGCGCTTAATCCAAAAGGGTATTTATTTTTAGGTGCGTCTGAATCCATGACCGGTCTGAGTGATGATTTTGAAATGATCCGCTGTAACCCTGGTATTATTTATCAAAAAAAATAACTTCACATATTAGTTTTGGCTCTCAAATTGCATAACTTCTCCAAAGTCACTTTTTTGGAGAAGTTATGGCTATCAGTTTTGACAGAGCATTAGGTATACATCCGCAAGCAACATTGGCTCGTTCACAAAGAGCAGAGGTGTTAGCAACTAACATTGCTAATGCAGATACGCCTAACTACAAAGCGCGCGATATCGATTTTTCTAAAGCCTTAGAACAGGCAAAATCAAGTCAGTCAAAGCGCCTTGCAACCACTCACGAAAAACACTTCGATCTATCAATTAATAGCTTAGAAAGTAATACGCTTTACCGGATCCCAAACCAGCCTGATACAGGTGATGGCAATACTGTAGATATGCAGCTTGAACGAGGTAAATATGTTCAAAATGCTATGGAGTATCAAGCGAGTATTAACTTTCTCGGCGGCAAATTTAAGGGCTTGAAAAAAGCACTTGGCGGTCAGGGAGCATAATTATGAGTTTGTACAACGTATTTAATATTTCCGGGACAGGCATGAGTGCGCAATCGGTTCGATTGAATACTACGGCTAGTAATTTATCGAACGCAAACTCAGTGAGTTCCAGCGCCGATGAAACATATCGAGCAAGACACCCTGTATTCTCAGCCGAGTTGAGCAAGGCCCTTAACTCGCAACAGGGAGAAGCTGTGGGTGTAAAAGTGCTCGGTATTGTAGAAAGTGATAAACCACTTAAACGAGAGTTTAATCCAGAGCATCCGTTAGCAGACAAAGATGGCTTTATTTATAAGCCAAATGTCAATGTGGTTGAAGAAATGGCCAATATGATTTCAGCATCTCGTAATTATCAGACTAATGTGCAAGTAGCTGATGCTGCAAAACAAATGTTATCTCGCACATTGAGAATGGGTCAAAACTAATAGGAGCAGGTTATGACAACTAATGTATCAAATGATAGTTATATCGACTCATTGAAGTGGCAGCAACCTACTGGCGTGCCAGATGCGAATAACAATGATCAACTCACACAATCAGACTTTTTTGCATTGTTAACACAGCAGCTTTCTTATCAGGACCCTACAAAACCTGCAGATAATGATCAAATGATTGCACAGATGACGAGCTTTTCGATGGCTGATGGTATCAGTCAACTGAATAGCAATTTTGAAAGCTTTGCATCATCAATGACATCAAACTCAGCGCTGCAAGCATCTACTTTAGTAGGCAAAGATGCACTTGTACCTTCTTCAGTATTGGAACTAACTGATGGAAAACCATCGAAAGGAAGTGTAGCACTGGATCAGGCTGCACATGATGTAACAGTGAAGATTAAAAACGATGCGGGTGAAGTAGTTCGTACAATTGATATCGGTTCTAAAGCTGCTGGTGCTACAAAGTTTGAATGGGATGGTAAAGACCAAAGCGGAAATCCATTGCCACCTGGCAATTATGCAATGACTGCAGAAGGAAGAGTTGCTGATGGTGAGTACACAAGTTTTCCAACAGGTGCATTTTTAAATATTTCAAGCGTTAGTTTGAAAGGTACACATGGCCTAGTTCTAAATACTGGTGCGGGCTCGGTTAATTTGAGTGACGTTGTAGAAATCGCTCAAGGCTAATCTTGGCATTAAATTTGAATATTAATTTAGTGTAAAGCAGTTAATTACCTATTTTTAAACTGCACATTTTAGAGGTGAATTATGAGTTTTAATATTGCATTAACGGGATTGGCAGCAGCACAAAAAGATCTCGATGTAACAGCAAATAATATTGCAAACGTAAACACAACCGGTTTTAAAGAATCACGTGCTGAGTTTGCAGATGTTTATGCAGCATCAGTGTTTAGTTCAGGCAAGACAAAAAATGGCGATGGTGTGCAGACCACTGTAGTTGCACAACAATTTAATCAAGGATCATTGCAGTTTACGCAAAATGCCCTTGATTTAGCCATTACAGGCGAAGGCTATTTTGCAATGACTGATTCTTTATCATCACAAGATTATACCTATACGCGTGCTGGTGCAT
This genomic window contains:
- a CDS encoding LPP20 family lipoprotein; translated protein: MSHSFFQTTVIAGCILLGGCSQMFDKHVEYEYQTPENFPVLYAVGYAPISLQPGSTEQQKAIMAMKASKLEAYRELAEQVYGQKVDAQTSVQGMVANNDSLKVRVQGVVRGAKVVKSYAVGDTYATEVELDMKLVHDLYVGQTRPRSVKKVTYF
- the flgN gene encoding flagellar protein FlgN is translated as MSLEQILSQQLDELNNMSQLLEKELDAIVSRDHENLISVVESKVESLRSIQQRDQHIAKLFDQGDTDISSFKDEISQINQLLADCKKQNDVNQVAANQSQLASQKLKDILFGKNQSGYDKTGKSISLPNPIARGLKA
- the flgM gene encoding flagellar biosynthesis anti-sigma factor FlgM, with protein sequence MVNQINQGSNSQANVRLENTKQQATDSAKQVQVNTATAKATSDSVSITPQAQQLKKLNEKAEQSSGIDHKKVNELKKAIANGEYKIDAEKLAENINKLEFKLFGR
- the flgA gene encoding flagellar basal body P-ring formation chaperone FlgA, which encodes MSLFKKNLYLFILIQITSLAMTSLKAKEYNKLELQQLAIDFVSQQRDKMNAQQTNSELSITALPLDSRIKSRSCKTPLQLSAANPLNNNRQSTIKIKCLDQNSWQVFVHTRQQELIEVITAAKGISKGQKITAKHLTTKKVAKHLTRSNQFKSKEFLIGGRSKRNVRAGQSINYNYICNVCKGDKVTILASFKGMTIKTQGEALEDGRVGDNIAIRNVKSGKKIQAQVTNALQVEVNI
- a CDS encoding chemotaxis protein CheV gives rise to the protein MAGILDSVNQRTQLVGQNRLELLLFKLKGRQRFGINVFKVREVLQCPNLTAMPKSNHFVKGVAHIRGQTISVIDLSLAIGGPGIQNTKDCFIIITEYNRSVQGFLVDSVERIVNINWESIMPPPSGSGRYSYLTAVTEIEKELVEILDVEKILNEICPVNTEVSADLLSDGEMQKDLGERIVFIADDSTVARNQVKRALEPLGVQTEVAKNGREALIRLKEIADQDCQNVITERVALLISDVEMPEMDGYTLTAELKADPRMAPLHIILHTSLSGVFNQAMVEKVGADDFIAKFNPDELATAVKKWVHEA
- a CDS encoding CheR family methyltransferase, coding for MNKNLDDKEYQQFRSFLEQQCGIVLGDNKQYLVKSRLAPLMARFEVASLSELVTKTLSPRERQLRAAVVDAMTTNETLWFRDTYPFELLKNKLFPELSELRRPIKIWSAASSSGQEPYSIAMSAAEYKQSKPGGLAGVNIVGTDISNTMLDICKNAEYDSLALARGLSPERRRKFFTDSGHGMARVNDDIKRMVSFRHLNLLDSYALMGKFEIIFCRNVLIYFSPEVKAKIIKQFHQALNPKGYLFLGASESMTGLSDDFEMIRCNPGIIYQKK
- the flgB gene encoding flagellar basal body rod protein FlgB encodes the protein MAISFDRALGIHPQATLARSQRAEVLATNIANADTPNYKARDIDFSKALEQAKSSQSKRLATTHEKHFDLSINSLESNTLYRIPNQPDTGDGNTVDMQLERGKYVQNAMEYQASINFLGGKFKGLKKALGGQGA
- the flgC gene encoding flagellar basal body rod protein FlgC encodes the protein MSLYNVFNISGTGMSAQSVRLNTTASNLSNANSVSSSADETYRARHPVFSAELSKALNSQQGEAVGVKVLGIVESDKPLKREFNPEHPLADKDGFIYKPNVNVVEEMANMISASRNYQTNVQVADAAKQMLSRTLRMGQN
- a CDS encoding flagellar hook assembly protein FlgD codes for the protein MTTNVSNDSYIDSLKWQQPTGVPDANNNDQLTQSDFFALLTQQLSYQDPTKPADNDQMIAQMTSFSMADGISQLNSNFESFASSMTSNSALQASTLVGKDALVPSSVLELTDGKPSKGSVALDQAAHDVTVKIKNDAGEVVRTIDIGSKAAGATKFEWDGKDQSGNPLPPGNYAMTAEGRVADGEYTSFPTGAFLNISSVSLKGTHGLVLNTGAGSVNLSDVVEIAQG